From the genome of Thauera chlorobenzoica:
CGGGGGCTGAGGCGATGAAGCTCTACACCTACTTCCGCAGCTCGGCCGCCTACCGCGTGCGGATCGCCCTCCACCTCAAGGGGCTGGACTACGAGGCGGTCCCGGTTCACCTGACACGCGACGGCGGGGAGCAGCGTCGGCCCGAGTATCTGGTGCTGAATCCGGCCGGCCTGGTGCCGGCGCTGGAGGATGCGGGGCGGGTGCTGACGCAGTCGCTCGCGATCATCGAGTATCTGGACGAGACCCATCCGCAGGCGCCGCTGTTGCCCGCGCAGGCGCTCGATCGGGCGCGCGTGCGCGAGATCGCCCAGATGATCGCCTGCGACCTCCACCCGATCAACAACCTGCGGGTGCTGCAGTACCTCGGGCGGGAGTTCGGCGCCACCGAAGCGCAGCGCAATGCGTGGTACCGGCACTGGGTCGAGCTCGGCCTCGCCGCGGTCGAGGCCCGCCTCGCCGGCGACGGGCGCAGCGGGGCATTCTGCCATGGCGACCGCCCCGGCCTGGCCGACTGCTGCCTGGTGCCCCAGGTGTTCAACGCCCGGCGTTTCGACTGCGATCTCTCGGCGATGCCAACGGTGCGCGCGATCGCCGCCCGGTGCGAGGAGCTGGAGGCGTTCCGGCGCGCGGCACCGGCGGCGCAGCCCGATGCCGAGTGAGGCCCGGCCGGGCGGTCCGGTAACGGCCGCGTCCGGCGCGCGCGGGCAGGCGCGCCCTGAATCGCATACGCATACGAATGAGTGGCATCGATGAAGACTGATCAACCTCTCTGGACCCCCTCCGCCGAGCGCGTGGCGAACGCCACCGTCACCGCCTTCCGCCTCGCGGCGGAGAGGCGCTGGGGCGTGTCCCTGCCCGACTACGGTGCGCTGTACGCCTGGTCGGTGGCGCAGCCCGAGCAGTTCTGGGTCAGCATATGGGACGGCATATGGGACGGCGAGGGCAGCGGCGGCGTCATCGGCGCGCGCGGCGCGCGCGTGCTGGTCGACGCCGATCGCATGCCGGGGGCGAAGTGGTTTCCCGATGCGCGGCTGAACTTCGCGCAAAACCTGCTGCGCGCGCGCGACGACCAGGATGCGATCGTGTTCTGGGGCGAGGACCGGGTGCACAACCGCCTCACCCGCGCCGAACTGTACCGGGCGGTGGCCCACTTCGCCGCCGCGCTGCGCGAGCAGGGCGTGGTCGCCGGCGACCGGGTCGCGGCCTACATGCCGAACCTGCCCGAGACGGTGATCGCGATGCTCGCGGCGGCGAGCATCGGCGCGGTGTTCACTTCGGCCTCGCCCGACTTCGGGGTGCAGGGCGTGCTCGACCGCTTCGGCCAGACCGCACCCAAGGTGCTGCTCGCCTGCGACGGCTACTACTACAACGGCAAGACCGTCGATGTGCTCGGCAAGCTGGGCGAGATCGTCGGCGGGCTGCCCTCGGTCGAGCGCGTCGTCGTCGTCCCCTACGTGCATCACCGCGACGACCTCGCCGGGGTGCCCCATGCGCGCTCGTACGCCGACTTCGTCGCCCCGTTCCGCCTCGTTGACGACATCGAGTTCGCCGCGCTGCCCTTCGACCACCCGCTCTACATCATGTACTCCTCGGGCACCACCGGCGTGCCCAAGTGCATCGTGCACGGCGCCGGTGGCACCTTGCTGCAGCACCTCAAGGAGCACCGCCTCCATGCCGACGTCAAACCCGGCGACCGCGTCTTCTACTTCACCACCTGCGGCTGGATGATGTGGAACTGGCTGGTGTCGGCGCTCGCCGCCGAAGCCACCGTGCTGCTCTACGACGGCTCGCCCTTCGCCGGCGCCAACCGGATCCTGTTCGACTACGCCGATTCGGAGCGCATGACCCACTTCGGCACCTCGGCGAAGTTCCTCGACGCCGCGGCGAAATTTGGCCTCAAGCCCCGGGAAAGCCACCGCCTCGATACGGTGCGCGCGCTGCTGAGCACCGGCAGCCCGCTGGTGGCCGAAGGCTTCGACTACGTCTATCGCGAGATCAAGGCCGACCTCCAGCTGTCGTCGATCTCGGGCGGCACCGACATCGCCTCCTGCTTCGTCCTCGGCTCCCCGGTGCGGCCGGTGTGGCGCGGCGAGATCCAGTGCCGCGGCCTGGGGATGGCGGTCGAGGTGTGGGACGAGGACGGCCGCCCGCTGCGCGGGGAAAAGGGCGAGCTGGTGTGCACGCGGCCGTTCCCGGCGATGCCGGTCGGCTTCTGGAACGACGCCGACGGCAGCAAGTACCGCGCCGCCTACTTCGAGCGCTTTCCCGGAGTGTGGTGCCATGGCGACTTCTGCGAGCTCACCGCGCACGACGGCGTAGTGATCTACGGGCGCTCGGACGCGACCCTGAACCCGGGCGGGGTGCGCATCGGCACCGCCGAGATCTACCGCCAGGTCGAGCAGCTCGCCGAAGTGGTCGAATCCCTGGTGATCGGCCAGGACTGGCCGCCGCAGAACCCCAACGACGTGCGCGTGGTGCTGTTCGTCAAGCTGCGCGAAGGCCTCGTGCTCGACGAGGCGCTCGTCGAGCGCATCCGGCGCACCATCCGCGAGCACACCACGCCGCGCCACGTGCCGGCGAAAGTGCTGCAGGTGGCGGACATTCCGCGCACCAAGAGCGGCAAGATCGTCGAACTGGCGGTGCGCAACGTGGTGCACGGCCGTCCGGTGAAGAACCAGGAAGCGCTCGCCAACCCCGAGGCGCTGGCGCACTTCCGCAATCGTGCCGAGCTGCAATCCTGAATGATCGGGGTGGATTGCCAACGCTTCGGGATGGTTTGTTTCCTATAACTGAACCTGTCAGGAAGAGACGTCGTGACGATCGAGAACTCAACTCAACCGCAGCCGGCGCGGGGCGCATGCCCTGTCCGTCATTCCGAGGGCGCTTGTCCGGTGTCCGGGCTGGCCGCCGCCTTCGACCCCTTCGAGGGGCCGTACCAGGTCGATCCGGCCGAGGCGCTGCGCTGGTCGCGCGATCAGCTGCCGGTTTTCTACAGCCCCAAACTCGGTTACTGGATCGTCAGCCGCTATGACGACATAAAGTCCGTGTTCCGTGACAACGTGCTGTATTCACCGCGCAATGCGCTGGAAAAGATCACTCCGGCGACGCCGGAGGCGATGAAGGTGCTCGCAAGCTATGGCTATGCGATGAACCGGACGCTGGTCAACGAGGACGAGCCCGCCCACATGGAGCGCCGCCGCGTCTTGCTCGACCACTTCATGCCCGAGAACCTCGAGGCCAAGCAGGAGATGGTCCGGCGCCTGACACGGGAGAAGATCGACGGCTTCATCGACCGTGGCCGCGTCGACCTGGTCGAAGAAATGCTGTACGAGGTTCCGCTGACGATCGCGCTGCACTTTCTCGGCGTGCCCGAGGACGAGATCGAGCGCATGCGCAGCTTCGCGGTCGCGCATGCGGTCAACACCTGGGGGCGGCCGACGCCGGAGCAGCAGATCGAGGTCGCCCATGCGGTGGGCCGTTTCTGGCAATACGCCGGCGAAGTGATCGAAAAGATGCGGGCCGATCCGGACGGTGAGGGCTGGATGCACTACACCATCCGCAAGAACGCCGAGATTCCCGAGATCGTCACCGACAGCTATGTCCATTCGATGATGATGGCGATCATCGTCGCGGCGCACGAGACCACCTCGCTGGCCTCGACCAACATGTTCAAGACGCTGCTGACCCATCGCGACGCCTGGGAGGACGTGTGTGCCGACCCGTCGCTGATCCCCAACGCGGTCGAGGAGTGCCTGCGCTATGCCGGATCGATGGTGGCCTGGCGGCGCGAGACCACCGCTCCCGCGCAGCTGGGCGGCGTGGAGCTGCCCGCAGGCGCGAAGCTGCTGATCGTTCAGGCCTCGGGCAACCAGGACGAGCGCCACTTCGAAGACGGTGACAAGTTCGACATCTACCGCGACAACGCAGTCGAGCATCTGACGTTTGGCTATGGCAGCCACCAGTGCCTGGGCAAGAACATCGGCCGCCTGGAGATGCGCATCTTCCTCGAAGAGATGAGCCGCCGCCTGCCCCACCTTCGCCTCGCCGAGCAGGAATTCACCTACCTGCCGAATACCTCGTTCCGCGGCCCCAACAACCTGTGGGTGGAATGGAACCCCGAGCAGAATCCTGAGCGCGCCAACCCGGCGCTACGGCGCGGGGGCGTTCATTTTCCCGTCGGTGCGCCGCTGCGCAAGGAGATCGCGCGCAAGGTCCGGGTGACCGCGGTCCGGCGGGAGGCCGACGGTGTTCTCGGGCTGACGCTGGAGGATGTCAGGGGGCGGCCGCTGCCGCGCTGGAGCGCGGGGGCGCATGGCGAACTCTGCCTGGGCGAATATGAGCGCAAATATTCGCTGTGCGGGCGGCCCGATGCGCCCGGCTACGATGTCGCGATCCTCCTCGAAGAGCAGGGACGCGGCGGGTCCCGTTATCTCCATGAAGTCGTGCGCCCGGGGACGGAATTGAAGTTGCGGGGGCCCAACAACTTGTTCCGCCTCGATGAAAGCGCCCGCGGCTACGTGCTGGTTGCGGGCGGAATCGGGATCACGCCGATCCTGGCGATGGCGGACCGGCTGAAAATGCTCGGCCGTGATTACGTGATCCATTACGCGGGTCGCTCGCGCGCCTCGATGGCGTTCCTCGCCCGACTCGAATCCGATCACGGTGGCCATGTCCGGATCTATTCAAAACAAGAGGGCGAGCGCGTCGATCTGCCGGCCATCGTCGGTTCCTTGGCGGAAGGCGCGCAGATCTACGCTTGCGGACCGGCGCGGATGATTCGCGCGCTGGAAGACCTTAGCGCTGAATTGCCGGGCAATACGCTTCATTTCGAACATTTCTCTGCACAGGGCTCCGGCCTCGATCCGGAGCAGGAGAGTGCCTTCGAGGTGGAGTTGATGGATTCCGGCCTGACCGTAGCGGTTGCCGCCGATACGACGCTGCTCGAAGCGATCCGGGCGGTCGGCATCGACCTCGCCAGCGATTGCTGCGAGGGGCTGTGCGGGAGCTGCGAGGTGACCGTGCTGGAGGGCGAGATCGATCACCGCGATCTGGTCCTGACCCGCTCAGAACGGGCTGAAAACCGGCGCATGATGGCGTGTTGTTCCCGCGCCAAAAGTGGAGGGCGGATCAAGCTGGCGCTGTGATCCCGCGAGTCGTAGCCAAGAAGTTCACACAGGAGAGACAAAATGAAATCCAAGCGTAATGCACTCATCGGTGCCGCACTGTCGGCGGTGATGGCTCTGGGTATCGCGAACGACGCCGAAGCCCGGACCAAATTGAAGCTCAGCCACTATCTGCCTTCGGTGCACGGCATCCATACCGATTTCATCATGCCGTGGACCAAGCAGGTCGCGGAGTGCTCCGGTGGCGAAGTCGAGTTCGAGGTGTTCCCGGCCGGTACCCAACTGGGCAACGTCGCGCGCCAGCAGGAGCAGGTCGTCGCTGGCGTGGTCGATATCGCCCACGGCCTGCACGGCATCCCGCGCGGCCGCTTTCCGCGGACCTCGCTGATCGACATGCCCTTCCTGACCGATGACGCGGGCGCGGCGACGCATGCGCTGTGGCAGCTGCTGCCCGGGGTACTGGCTGAAGAGTACAAAGGCCTGAAGGTCCTGGCGCTTCATGCGCATAACGGCGGCTTGCTGCACACCCGCGGGAAGAAGGTCGAGACCATGGAGGACATGAAAGGGCTGCGTATCCGCACGCCGAGCCCGGCGGTTTCGGACATGCTGTCCTTCCTCGGCGCGACGCCGCAGGGCCTGCCGCCCGGCGAAGTCTACGAGAACCTCCAGCGCGGCGTGCTGGACGGCACCGTATTCCCCTGGGATCCGGTCAAGTCCTTCGGCCTGAACGAGGTGTTGAGCAACCACCTCGATCTCGGCGCCTACACCGTGTCGTTCTTCTTCGTCATGAACGAGCGCTCGTATGCGCGGCTCAGCCCGAAGGCGCGCGCCTGCATCGATCAGCACTCGGGGGACGCGCTGGTCGCCAAGTTCGACGCCTGGTGGGACGCCTGGGACAAGCCGGGGCGCGACGAAGCAGTTGCCGCCGGCCATGTGGTCACCGAGCTGTCGGATGCCGAGCGTGAACGCTGGCGCAAGGCGCTGCAGCCGATGATCGAGGCCTACGTCCAGAAAGTGAAGAACGAAGGCGTGGACAATGCCGAGGAGATCTACCGCCTGATGCAGGAAAAGGTCGCCGCATTCCAGGCGGCGAAACAGCAAGGACGTTGAAGTCCTGGCCCGGACCGGTCCGTGCGGCAGCCGTGCCCGGACCGGTCGCTCACCTCTGATAGGAGACAACCCGGTGACTCGAGTGCATAGCCTCGCACGTTCCCTCGTGACGGCCCTGGCCGCATTGGGCGTCGCCGCATACGGCGGTGCCGCGCTGGTCACGGTGGCCGATGTGATTGGACGGAACTTCGACCTGCCCGTGCAAGGGGTGGTCGATCTGGTGCAGTTGCTGGTCGTCACCGGCGCCTGGCTGGTGATGCCGTTCGCGTTCATGACCGGTGCCCATGTCGGCGTGGACTTCGTGGTCAAGTCCCTGCCGGGCGCGCTGAGGGCTCCGTTGCGGCTTTTCGTTGCGGCGGTCGCGCTGGCGCTGGTGGGCTTGATGCTCTGGTACGGCTTCGAGACCTTCGACGTCCGTTCGGCTTACGGCGATCGCTCGCAGCAGCTCGGCATTCCGGTGGCGTGGTACTGGTACCCGCTGCTCGCCGGGCTCACCCTGTCGCTGCCTGGAGTTGTGCTGGAGGTGCTTGCCACCTCGCAGAAGGGGACCCGCAATGAGTGATGGATTTCTCGGCCTCGCAGGTTTCGTCGCCGCGCTCGGGTTGATCGCGCTCGGGATGCCGGTCGCCATCGCCATGGGGATCATCGGCGTACTCGGCTACTGGTGGCTGAACGGCTGGGCGGGCACCGCCTATATCCTTGGTTCGAGCCCCTTCGAGTCGATCTTTCCTTATTCCTTCAGCGTCATTCCGCTGTTCGTGATGATGGGCGTCTTTGCCTCCCATGCGGGCTTGTCGCGCTCGCTGTTCAACGCGATCAACAGCTTCGTCGGCCATCGG
Proteins encoded in this window:
- a CDS encoding TRAP transporter substrate-binding protein produces the protein MKSKRNALIGAALSAVMALGIANDAEARTKLKLSHYLPSVHGIHTDFIMPWTKQVAECSGGEVEFEVFPAGTQLGNVARQQEQVVAGVVDIAHGLHGIPRGRFPRTSLIDMPFLTDDAGAATHALWQLLPGVLAEEYKGLKVLALHAHNGGLLHTRGKKVETMEDMKGLRIRTPSPAVSDMLSFLGATPQGLPPGEVYENLQRGVLDGTVFPWDPVKSFGLNEVLSNHLDLGAYTVSFFFVMNERSYARLSPKARACIDQHSGDALVAKFDAWWDAWDKPGRDEAVAAGHVVTELSDAERERWRKALQPMIEAYVQKVKNEGVDNAEEIYRLMQEKVAAFQAAKQQGR
- the maiA gene encoding maleylacetoacetate isomerase; this translates as MKLYTYFRSSAAYRVRIALHLKGLDYEAVPVHLTRDGGEQRRPEYLVLNPAGLVPALEDAGRVLTQSLAIIEYLDETHPQAPLLPAQALDRARVREIAQMIACDLHPINNLRVLQYLGREFGATEAQRNAWYRHWVELGLAAVEARLAGDGRSGAFCHGDRPGLADCCLVPQVFNARRFDCDLSAMPTVRAIAARCEELEAFRRAAPAAQPDAE
- a CDS encoding cytochrome P450/oxidoreductase: MSGLAAAFDPFEGPYQVDPAEALRWSRDQLPVFYSPKLGYWIVSRYDDIKSVFRDNVLYSPRNALEKITPATPEAMKVLASYGYAMNRTLVNEDEPAHMERRRVLLDHFMPENLEAKQEMVRRLTREKIDGFIDRGRVDLVEEMLYEVPLTIALHFLGVPEDEIERMRSFAVAHAVNTWGRPTPEQQIEVAHAVGRFWQYAGEVIEKMRADPDGEGWMHYTIRKNAEIPEIVTDSYVHSMMMAIIVAAHETTSLASTNMFKTLLTHRDAWEDVCADPSLIPNAVEECLRYAGSMVAWRRETTAPAQLGGVELPAGAKLLIVQASGNQDERHFEDGDKFDIYRDNAVEHLTFGYGSHQCLGKNIGRLEMRIFLEEMSRRLPHLRLAEQEFTYLPNTSFRGPNNLWVEWNPEQNPERANPALRRGGVHFPVGAPLRKEIARKVRVTAVRREADGVLGLTLEDVRGRPLPRWSAGAHGELCLGEYERKYSLCGRPDAPGYDVAILLEEQGRGGSRYLHEVVRPGTELKLRGPNNLFRLDESARGYVLVAGGIGITPILAMADRLKMLGRDYVIHYAGRSRASMAFLARLESDHGGHVRIYSKQEGERVDLPAIVGSLAEGAQIYACGPARMIRALEDLSAELPGNTLHFEHFSAQGSGLDPEQESAFEVELMDSGLTVAVAADTTLLEAIRAVGIDLASDCCEGLCGSCEVTVLEGEIDHRDLVLTRSERAENRRMMACCSRAKSGGRIKLAL
- a CDS encoding acetoacetate--CoA ligase, giving the protein MKTDQPLWTPSAERVANATVTAFRLAAERRWGVSLPDYGALYAWSVAQPEQFWVSIWDGIWDGEGSGGVIGARGARVLVDADRMPGAKWFPDARLNFAQNLLRARDDQDAIVFWGEDRVHNRLTRAELYRAVAHFAAALREQGVVAGDRVAAYMPNLPETVIAMLAAASIGAVFTSASPDFGVQGVLDRFGQTAPKVLLACDGYYYNGKTVDVLGKLGEIVGGLPSVERVVVVPYVHHRDDLAGVPHARSYADFVAPFRLVDDIEFAALPFDHPLYIMYSSGTTGVPKCIVHGAGGTLLQHLKEHRLHADVKPGDRVFYFTTCGWMMWNWLVSALAAEATVLLYDGSPFAGANRILFDYADSERMTHFGTSAKFLDAAAKFGLKPRESHRLDTVRALLSTGSPLVAEGFDYVYREIKADLQLSSISGGTDIASCFVLGSPVRPVWRGEIQCRGLGMAVEVWDEDGRPLRGEKGELVCTRPFPAMPVGFWNDADGSKYRAAYFERFPGVWCHGDFCELTAHDGVVIYGRSDATLNPGGVRIGTAEIYRQVEQLAEVVESLVIGQDWPPQNPNDVRVVLFVKLREGLVLDEALVERIRRTIREHTTPRHVPAKVLQVADIPRTKSGKIVELAVRNVVHGRPVKNQEALANPEALAHFRNRAELQS
- a CDS encoding TRAP transporter small permease — encoded protein: MTRVHSLARSLVTALAALGVAAYGGAALVTVADVIGRNFDLPVQGVVDLVQLLVVTGAWLVMPFAFMTGAHVGVDFVVKSLPGALRAPLRLFVAAVALALVGLMLWYGFETFDVRSAYGDRSQQLGIPVAWYWYPLLAGLTLSLPGVVLEVLATSQKGTRNE